One region of Quercus lobata isolate SW786 chromosome 2, ValleyOak3.0 Primary Assembly, whole genome shotgun sequence genomic DNA includes:
- the LOC115975742 gene encoding eukaryotic translation initiation factor 5-like has product MALQNIGAGNSDDAFYRYKMPKMITKIEGRGNGIKTNVVNMVDIAKALARPASYTTKYFGCELGAQSKFDEKTGTSLVNGAHDTPKLAGLLENFIKKYVQCYGCGNPETEILITKTQMLQLKCAACGFVSDVDMRDKLTTFILKNPPEQKKGSKDKKAMRRAEKERLKEGEAADEEMKKIKKESKKKGTTSSKDGTTKASSSKKKASGSDEDRTSPTHSQVDEKEEADEDEDDDIQWQTDTSLEAAKQRIQEQLSAVTADMVVLSTEEMEKKPKAANRANESTENGNSVTHKTLAVEVKENLKRGVSAKELQSLLRSLSGSAQEKMNALIDAIFVGVEKGFDKEVVKKKSLLAAASTQDEESQLLLLRALEKFWGKSKTSALKEVALVLKALYDADVLEEEYTVQWYQEGLKGGNKNLQIWKNARPFIDWLQSAESETEEE; this is encoded by the coding sequence ATGGCTTTACAGAACATAGGTGCTGGAAATAGTGATGATGCCTTCTACAGGTATAAGATGCCCAAAATGATTACCAAAATTGAGGGCCGAGGAAATGGCATCAAGACAAATGTAGTCAACATGGTTGATATTGCAAAGGCTTTGGCAAGACCAGCCTCTTACACCACTAAGTACTTCGGGTGTGAGCTTGGAGCCCAATCTAAATTTGACGAGAAAACTGGGACTTCTCTGGTTAATGGGGCCCATGACACTCCTAAACTTGCTGGCCTTCTTGAGAACTTCATCAAGAAATATGTCCAGTGTTATGGTTGTGGAAACCCGGAGACTGAGATTTTGATTACTAAAACTCAGATGCTCCAACTGAAATGTGCTGCTTGTGGTTTTGTGTCTGATGTGGATATGAGGGACAAGCTCACtacttttattttgaagaacCCACCTGAACAAAAGAAGGGATCCAAGGACAAGAAAGCTATGAGGAGGGCTGAGAAAGAGCGTCTGAAGGAAGGTGAAGCTGCTgatgaggagatgaagaaaattaagaaagagtCCAAGAAGAAGGGTACCACCTCTTCTAAGGATGGCACGACAAAAGCCAGCTCTTCAAAGAAGAAAGCTAGTGGCTCTGATGAGGATCGCACATCACCTACTCACAGTCAAGTTGATGAGAAGGAAGAAGccgatgaggatgaggatgatgacaTTCAGTGGCAAACTGATACATCCCTTGAGGCAGCTAAGCAACGAATCCAAGAGCAACTGAGTGCTGTGACGGCTGATATGGTCGTGCTCTCTACAGAAGAGATGGAGAAGAAGCCGAAAGCAGCAAACAGAGCAAATGAAAGTACTGAAAATGGAAACTCAGTCACACACAAAACTCTTGCTGTTGAGGTGAAAGAAAATCTGAAGAGAGGTGTTTCAGCAAAGGAATTGCAGTCTCTTCTCAGATCACTTTCTGGGTCTGCGCAGGAAAAGATGAATGCTCTGATTGATGCAATCTTTGTTGGTGTTGAGAAGGGGTTTGATAAGGAAGTGGTCAAGAAGAAGAGCCTCCTTGCTGCTGCCTCAACTCAGGATGAGGAGTCACAATTGCTCTTGCTTCGTGCCCTTGAGAAGTTCTGGGGGAAGTCAAAGACAAGTGCACTGAAAGAAGTGGCTCTGGTATTGAAAGCTCTTTATGATGCTGATGTCTTGGAGGAAGAGTACACTGTACAGTGGTATCAAGAAGGGCTGAAGGGAGGCAACAAGAACTTGCAGATATGGAAGAATGCTCGGCCTTTCATTGATTGGCTCCAGAGTGCAGAGTCAGAAACTGAGGAGGAATGA